In the Gossypium arboreum isolate Shixiya-1 chromosome 10, ASM2569848v2, whole genome shotgun sequence genome, one interval contains:
- the LOC108488813 gene encoding transcription factor MYB108, giving the protein MDVQGRDCVPKAQSSEEDQMELRRGPWTVEEDFKLIDYIATHGEGRWNSLARCAGLKRTGKSCRLRWLNYLRPDVRRGNITLEEQLLILELHSRWGNRWSKIAQHLPGRTDNEIKNYWRTRVQKHAKQLKCDVNSKQFKDTMRYLWMPRLVERIQAANAASSTSTAAVTTSVVGTEPMVFPDDHHLGGGAQQVTSSSNNNYTLENSSTTAASSDSFGTQVSPVSDFADYYSNISINHNPNPNCFEAGNYHNNGLDFQCLEQNNPWLDTVDGSDNIFDAEDLYFLQQQFNFNM; this is encoded by the exons atggATGTTCAGGGAAGGGATTGTGTCCCAAAAGCTCAAAGTAGTGAGGAGGATCAGATGGAGTTGAGAAGAGGTCCTTGGACTGTGGAAGAAGACTTCAAGCTCATCGATTACATTGCCACACATGGCGAAGGTCGATGGAATTCTCTTGCTCGTTGTGCAG GTCTCAAAAGGACGGGCAAAAGCTGTAGATTAAGATGGTTGAATTATCTCCGACCTGATGTTCGACGTGGGAACATTACTCTTGAGGAACAACTTTTGATTCTTGAGCTTCATTCACGCTGGGGAAACAG ATGGTCCAAAATCGCCCAACATTTGCCTGGAAGAACCGACAATGAGATCAAGAACTACTGGagaacccgtgtccaaaaacatgccaagcaGCTTAAGTGCGACGTCAACAGCAAGCAATTCAAAGACACCATGCGTTACCTTTGGATGCCTAGGTTAGTGGAAAGAATCCAAGCTGCCAACGCCGCCTCATCCACCTCCACCGCCGCCGTTACTACCTCCGTCGTGGGTACGGAACCAATGGTGTTTCCCGATGACCACCACCTTGGGGGCGGCGCACAACAAGTGACCTCCTCAAGTAATAATAATTACACCCTAGAGAATTCCAGCACAACTGCAGCCTCATCGGACTCTTTCGGGACACAAGTTTCACCGGTTTCGGATTTCGCTGATTATTACAGTAACATCTCCATTAATCATAACCCTAATCCAAACTGCTTCGAAGCTGGTAATTACCACAACAACGGCTTAGATTTTCAGTGTTTGGAGCAAAACAACCCCTGGCTGGATACCGTGGATGGTTCAGACAATATCTTCGACGCTGAGGATCTTTACTTCTTACAGCAGCAATTCAATTTTAAcatgtga